The genomic segment ttctcctcttcttcttgtttctttttcaggtcTTCCgtttcttgtttttgcttcagCTTCATTGCTTTCGtctctttcttcctcatcttcttaTCTGTCGTACTTTGCTTTTTCACCTCAGTTTCCTCCTCCGTCCTGAAGCAGATGTCCTCTGGTTCTGTCTTCTTCACGTCCACCTGGTTTACTGTTACCTCCAGGATTTGCTgattctcctccagctctgtggttgtttcctccatctcttggtttgtttcctccacctgtgtcattttctcctccctcttgtGTTCTTTCTCTGCGTCGTATTTTGCCTGCCAGTCCTTGTCGTTTTGCAGCAGacattctgttttctctttcttgctcGCCTTCAGTTTCATGGcgagctcctccagctctttcttttgttcctccACCTGTTCTACACTCGTCTTCCAGCTCTGTTCTTTGACCTCCAGCTGGCTGAACTTCTCCTGCAGAGCTTCATATTTTGTCTGCCAAGCGTGGTTGCTCTGGAGAAATTCAGCTTTGTAGTTTGTCAGCTGGTCTGTGGCCTCCGTGAGCTTGTTAGACAGACCCACCTTCTCCTTCCTGAGATGACATATTACGTCGTCCTTCTGCTGGAGCTCCTGCTCCAACTCCTTCAACTGCTTCATCTGCAGGTCGATCTGGAGCAGAACGCTCTTCTGTTTGTCGAGGTCTAGCTGGAGCATCTGGTTGTTTTGCTCAGCCAGcttttgtttctctgcctccAGTCTCGCTGCCATGTCGTCCTTCTCCTGATTGCTCTGGTGCTTGAGGTTCTCCACCTGCGCCACCCGGAACTGGAGATCACTCTTCAGGTTTGAGATCGTGGCCTCATGAGATGCGATGATCTCATACTTGTTTTTGAGCTCGGCCTTGAATTCTCTCTCCCTGAGATCCATAAGACCCTCAAGTCTTTCAAGCTTGTACTTGAGGTTGTGGATGGTGTAGCTCATGGCCATCCTCTCATCCTTCCAGGGCTGACGAGGACGCTCAGAGTCAGAGTTGACCTGAGGGCCCTCGCCCTGGTGAGATACGGGATGGTCTTGAGGGGCAGCGTGAGCCACCCTCACCATCTTTTTCGGGTTGGTTCTCTTTTTGTTCTGTCGACACATTTCCGTGATCGTGGTagactgtaaaaacaaagacagaaggaaTTAGCAGGAATTCAgaggattaaacaaacaagttcACTGAACATGTCTTCTCATCTTCAGCTGACTTAATTGTTTTATCACAAAAAGACTTAAAACAAGACTTTGAACTTCTTAATTAAgtaaattcaaatatttaaagctTACTTACACAAAGTTG from the Acanthopagrus latus isolate v.2019 chromosome 14, fAcaLat1.1, whole genome shotgun sequence genome contains:
- the LOC119032193 gene encoding DNA ligase 1-like — translated: MCRQNKKRTNPKKMVRVAHAAPQDHPVSHQGEGPQVNSDSERPRQPWKDERMAMSYTIHNLKYKLERLEGLMDLREREFKAELKNKYEIIASHEATISNLKSDLQFRVAQVENLKHQSNQEKDDMAARLEAEKQKLAEQNNQMLQLDLDKQKSVLLQIDLQMKQLKELEQELQQKDDVICHLRKEKVGLSNKLTEATDQLTNYKAEFLQSNHAWQTKYEALQEKFSQLEVKEQSWKTSVEQVEEQKKELEELAMKLKASKKEKTECLLQNDKDWQAKYDAEKEHKREEKMTQVEETNQEMEETTTELEENQQILEVTVNQVDVKKTEPEDICFRTEEETEVKKQSTTDKKMRKKETKAMKLKQKQETEDLKKKQEEEEKELKSRQKLEKLQEKEMNKKKAQMKAELQKRAKEEKKEMKRKEKERKNGGKKCDSDAKVEQAGGCSIKSHQ